The following proteins are encoded in a genomic region of Hoeflea phototrophica DFL-43:
- a CDS encoding HD domain-containing protein, with the protein MDYKDSRIWKRTLGAPEKWDGANGQCNKLATAYHKFWLRSEAASQRIAATLPGLTKHDSAHFHALWHRADQLLPDDICLNPAEAFTFGGAVLLHDIGHIALAYENGLDGVRETDEFKDALALAELNLSNEDEPVSKSQADALDRASLFEAMRALHPVQAVTMATNGLYAEDGERIPLLEDSELVESLGDLVGRIAESHHWPGSEITSRLEESGAPGSMPTDWTIRAGLLAFLLRCADAIQIDQSRADTFSMKLHAPTGLSKLHWEAQRKLAQPTPDPKQKHALKFNSTSPFDIENAAAWWIAYDLIGTADTELRAARLLMEEAGMAPLALHFVSNAGDPEKLAEHIKVTGWKPIRADVKVTSTERMIELFGGAQLYGNDPLVPLRELLQNASDAVRARRALEKDETYKGRIDLSLKSIEGQRETYQFTLRDNGLGMGRYVLAGAFLEFGKSFWTSRDAQREYPGLLAKKLTQTGRYGIGVFSVFMISNDVTVISRRFDHKGAAHKLRFEPEAGLRPILLDADHADFGTASTVVHLRIDQETYDTWHTMYNHIKNKTIQLTLEQRIAMLCPNLDCDVYVDGVLVHSADWFNSNGPDWIRQLGPWADAEYNALGLQLIDLAAERLEVLEHNGVPVGRAAITTAKFQLGQRSTGGLVVSSHLGNQSEKFIGVLPVLPAGPDRHRHTPVLKPEVLAAWASSQAHLIASEEKNHGRRYYAGQCVSEFGGSVRPLACLMGDDWQATATVASRLVEGEEISVPLSVSNGVDYLSNPSHQITASSFMSFSIGDKIKLAESVLFAPPYGFHHSTYLALDGGTSSIVGALREESKALGFELIISKETRTIATYTGKSSTLENLEEGMLLKGLCAIFKAQKSN; encoded by the coding sequence ATGGACTACAAAGATAGCAGAATCTGGAAAAGGACACTTGGCGCTCCGGAAAAATGGGATGGCGCGAATGGTCAGTGTAACAAGCTAGCGACAGCATATCATAAGTTTTGGCTACGTTCTGAAGCCGCTAGCCAACGTATTGCGGCTACTCTGCCCGGTCTGACTAAACACGACAGCGCGCACTTCCACGCACTGTGGCATCGTGCCGACCAGTTGTTGCCAGATGATATTTGCTTGAACCCAGCAGAAGCATTTACGTTTGGGGGCGCAGTCCTTCTTCATGACATCGGCCACATAGCACTTGCCTACGAAAACGGCCTGGACGGTGTTCGGGAAACAGACGAATTTAAAGATGCGTTGGCATTGGCGGAGCTAAATCTCTCTAACGAGGATGAGCCAGTCTCCAAATCTCAGGCAGATGCTCTGGACCGCGCCTCACTATTCGAGGCGATGCGTGCACTCCATCCAGTCCAAGCCGTAACCATGGCGACCAATGGCCTGTACGCGGAGGATGGTGAGCGGATCCCTCTCCTTGAAGACAGCGAATTGGTGGAGTCACTAGGTGATCTTGTGGGACGTATCGCCGAAAGTCACCATTGGCCCGGATCCGAGATAACAAGCCGGTTGGAAGAGAGCGGCGCTCCGGGGTCGATGCCGACCGATTGGACTATCCGGGCAGGTCTCCTGGCGTTCTTGCTGCGTTGTGCGGATGCAATCCAGATTGATCAGTCTCGTGCAGATACGTTCTCAATGAAACTCCACGCGCCGACTGGCCTGTCCAAACTACACTGGGAAGCGCAGCGTAAGCTGGCGCAACCAACTCCTGATCCAAAACAGAAGCATGCGCTGAAGTTTAACTCCACAAGTCCGTTTGATATAGAAAACGCTGCTGCCTGGTGGATTGCCTACGACTTGATCGGGACAGCAGATACCGAACTACGTGCGGCTCGCCTCCTCATGGAAGAGGCTGGGATGGCCCCGCTCGCTCTTCATTTTGTCAGCAATGCGGGTGACCCAGAGAAGCTTGCCGAGCACATAAAGGTCACGGGATGGAAACCGATACGGGCGGATGTCAAAGTGACAAGCACCGAGCGTATGATCGAGCTTTTCGGCGGGGCGCAACTTTATGGGAATGACCCGTTGGTGCCACTTCGCGAACTCTTGCAGAACGCTTCAGATGCTGTTCGCGCCCGCCGCGCTTTGGAGAAAGATGAAACCTACAAAGGACGGATCGACTTATCTTTGAAGTCAATCGAAGGACAAAGAGAAACATATCAATTCACGTTGCGCGATAACGGCTTAGGGATGGGGCGCTATGTGTTAGCGGGGGCATTCCTTGAGTTCGGTAAAAGCTTTTGGACATCTAGGGACGCTCAACGCGAATATCCTGGCTTACTCGCCAAGAAGCTTACACAGACAGGTCGCTACGGTATTGGGGTCTTCTCCGTTTTCATGATTTCCAACGACGTAACTGTCATATCTCGTCGATTTGACCATAAGGGCGCGGCACACAAATTGCGTTTTGAACCTGAGGCCGGTCTACGGCCTATTCTTCTTGATGCAGATCACGCTGATTTCGGAACCGCTTCTACAGTAGTGCATTTGCGTATTGATCAAGAAACTTATGACACTTGGCATACCATGTACAACCACATAAAAAACAAAACTATTCAGCTTACACTTGAACAACGCATTGCGATGCTTTGTCCTAATTTGGATTGCGACGTTTATGTCGATGGCGTACTGGTGCATTCCGCTGATTGGTTCAATTCAAATGGCCCCGACTGGATACGTCAACTGGGACCTTGGGCGGACGCAGAATATAATGCACTCGGGCTCCAATTGATTGACTTGGCAGCAGAGCGATTAGAGGTTCTAGAACACAATGGGGTTCCAGTAGGCCGTGCCGCGATCACCACTGCAAAATTCCAACTTGGTCAGCGTTCGACTGGCGGCCTTGTTGTTTCTTCACACCTGGGCAACCAGTCCGAGAAATTCATAGGCGTTTTGCCAGTGCTGCCAGCAGGTCCAGATCGCCATCGACACACGCCGGTGTTGAAGCCGGAAGTTCTTGCTGCTTGGGCAAGTAGCCAAGCGCACTTGATCGCTTCCGAAGAGAAAAATCATGGCCGACGATACTATGCTGGTCAATGCGTTTCAGAATTCGGAGGAAGCGTCCGGCCGCTAGCTTGTCTTATGGGCGACGACTGGCAAGCTACTGCGACGGTGGCATCACGCCTCGTCGAGGGAGAAGAGATTAGTGTCCCGTTATCCGTTTCCAATGGTGTCGATTACCTGAGCAATCCTAGCCACCAAATAACTGCGTCTTCCTTCATGAGTTTCTCAATTGGGGACAAGATCAAGCTAGCGGAGAGCGTCCTTTTCGCCCCCCCATATGGGTTCCATCACAGCACCTACTTGGCACTTGACGGCGGGACGTCGTCAATTGTTGGGGCTCTTCGTGAAGAATCCAAAGCCCTCGGCTTTGAGCTCATTATCTCGAAAGAGACGAGAACAATTGCGACATATACTGGCAAATCCTCAACGCTTGAAAATCTTGAAGAAGGCATGCTTTTAAAAGGCCTTTGCGCGATTTTCAAAGCCCAGAAATCCAACTAA
- a CDS encoding GGDEF domain-containing protein, whose product MLKNVSLRFWITLSMLITLTPLALSAVGSYGLLNYGVIAPFHEVVKRKDSQIVPGQQLRILILESMAPVDEFVVGGNPDKQARYQALRARISALFMDLDGSITDDASASKALLTDARATWAAADGFANELFSMPLRTADARAVAAMERRFHDELLQASDELEILLDRMITAIDAEGARAALFLERSLWMAGIAGLVSLMCIVLGVGVIGRIMSTSVDRLVQGANHFAEGNRSHRIHVELPPELNRVAQEFNHMIGRIHEAEEVLSEMARRDELTGLANRRAFEATLPDMMGRAKRFEEQFTLLAIDIDHFKQVNDTHGHAAGDEVLRAVARTMMDTMRDGDRVFRVGGEEFAVLLPRTDGAPARLAAERIRQAVEMAPVSLKATEIAVTVSIGMASTLDFPEKSDLLEAADAALYRAKHEGRNRIIVNRPGSMGSKKSGVAA is encoded by the coding sequence ATGCTGAAGAATGTATCGCTGCGTTTCTGGATCACGCTGAGCATGTTGATCACATTGACACCACTGGCCCTGTCTGCGGTCGGCAGCTATGGGCTGCTCAACTATGGCGTGATTGCGCCGTTTCATGAAGTGGTAAAGCGCAAGGACAGCCAGATCGTCCCCGGCCAGCAGCTGCGCATCCTGATCCTGGAATCGATGGCGCCGGTGGATGAATTCGTGGTGGGTGGCAATCCGGACAAGCAGGCCAGGTATCAGGCGCTTCGCGCACGCATCTCGGCCCTTTTCATGGATCTCGACGGAAGCATCACGGATGATGCGTCGGCATCAAAGGCGCTTCTGACCGATGCCAGAGCCACATGGGCTGCGGCCGATGGCTTTGCAAACGAGCTGTTTTCCATGCCGCTGCGGACCGCCGATGCGCGCGCAGTCGCGGCCATGGAGCGGCGGTTTCACGATGAACTGCTCCAGGCGAGCGATGAGCTGGAGATCCTGCTCGACCGGATGATCACTGCAATCGACGCGGAGGGTGCGAGAGCGGCCCTGTTCCTTGAACGGTCGCTGTGGATGGCGGGCATTGCCGGCTTGGTTTCGCTTATGTGCATTGTTCTGGGTGTTGGTGTCATCGGGCGGATCATGTCAACCAGCGTCGACCGGCTCGTGCAGGGCGCCAACCACTTTGCCGAAGGCAACCGCAGCCACCGCATTCACGTCGAACTGCCGCCGGAACTGAACCGGGTGGCGCAGGAATTCAACCACATGATCGGGCGTATTCACGAAGCCGAGGAAGTGCTGAGCGAAATGGCCCGGCGCGACGAACTGACGGGGCTTGCCAACCGCCGCGCCTTTGAGGCAACGCTGCCCGACATGATGGGACGCGCCAAACGCTTCGAAGAGCAGTTCACCTTGCTGGCGATCGACATCGACCATTTCAAGCAGGTCAACGACACCCATGGCCATGCCGCGGGCGACGAGGTGCTCCGCGCCGTGGCCCGCACGATGATGGACACCATGCGCGATGGCGACAGGGTCTTCCGCGTTGGCGGCGAGGAATTTGCGGTGCTGCTGCCCCGAACCGATGGCGCGCCGGCGCGGCTGGCGGCAGAGCGGATCCGCCAGGCCGTCGAGATGGCACCGGTCTCCCTCAAGGCAACCGAAATCGCCGTGACGGTGAGCATCGGCATGGCCTCCACACTGGATTTCCCTGAAAAGAGCGACCTTCTCGAAGCCGCCGACGCGGCCCTCTACCGCGCCAAGCACGAAGGCCGGAACCGGATTATCGTCAACCGTCCGGGGTCCATGGGATCGAAAAAGAGCGGCGTTGCCGCCTGA
- a CDS encoding DUF6656 family protein — protein sequence MCFAVAMKPGEKTEPRKQVINRDIRDNGLLFRTADPMTALKHVLMLGAKNAELRKIVAAIG from the coding sequence ATGTGTTTCGCCGTTGCGATGAAGCCGGGCGAAAAGACCGAGCCCCGCAAGCAGGTGATCAACCGCGATATCCGCGACAACGGCCTCCTCTTCCGCACTGCCGATCCGATGACCGCGCTCAAGCACGTTCTGATGCTGGGCGCAAAGAATGCGGAACTGAGAAAGATCGTCGCGGCGATCGGGTGA